Proteins found in one Pagrus major chromosome 20, Pma_NU_1.0 genomic segment:
- the aldoab gene encoding aldolase a, fructose-bisphosphate, b, which translates to MPHAYPFLTPEQKKELSDIAHRIVAPGKGILAADESTGSVAKRFQSINAENTEENRRLYRQLLFTADDRVAPCIGGVILFHETMYQKTDDGKPFTQYLHGRKMVVGIKVDKGVVPLAGTNGETTTQGLDGLYERCAQYKKDGADFAKWRCVLKITPTTPSRLAIIENANVLARYASICQMHGIVPIVEPEILPDGDHDLKRCQYVTEKVLAAVYKALSDHHVYLEGTLLKPNMVTAGHSCSHKYTNQEIAMATVTALRRTVPPAVPGITFLSGGQSEEEASVNLNAMNQCPLHRPWALTFSYGRALQASALKAWGGKKENGKACQEEFIKRALANNLACQGKYVAAGGSAAGGESLFVANHAY; encoded by the exons ATGCCTCACGCATACCCTTTCCTCACTCCTGAGCAGAAGAAGGAGCTCAGCGATATTGCTCACAGGATCGTCGCTCCTGGCAAGGGAATCCTCGCCGCAGATGAGTCCACCG GCAGCGTTGCCAAGCGCTTCCAGAGCATCAATGCTGAGAACACTGAGGAGAACAGGAGGCTGTACCGCCAGCTCCTCTTCACCGCTGATGACCGCGTTGCACCTTGCATTGGCGGCGTCATCCTCTTCCACGAGACCATGTACCAGAAGACCGATGATGGCAAGCCCTTCACCCAGTACCTTCATGGGAGAAAAATGGTGGTAGGCATCAAGGTCGACAAAGGTGTTGTCCCCCTGGCCGGAACCAACGGCGAGACCACCACCCAGG GTCTCGATGGACTGTACGAGCGCTGTGCTCAGTACAAGAAGGATGGTGCTGACTTTGCCAAGTGGCGCTGTGTGCTGAAGATCACCCCTACCACTCCCTCCAGACTGGCCATCATTGAGAACGCCAACGTCCTGGCCCGCTATGCCAGCATCTGTCAGATG CATGGAATCGTCCCCATTGTTGAGCCTGAGATCCTCCCCGATGGTGACCATGACCTGAAGCGTTGCCAGTACGTCACTGAGAAGGTCCTGGCTGCCGTCTACAAGGCCCTGTCCGACCACCATGTGTACCTGGAGGGCACCCTGCTCAAGCCCAACATGGTGACCGCCGGACACTCCTGCTCACACAAGTACACCAACCAGGAGATCGCCATGGCAACTGTTACCGCCCTGCGCCGCACTGTGCCCCCTGCAGTCCCTG GCATTACCTTCCTGTCTGGTGgtcagagtgaggaggaggcCTCCGTCAACCTGAACGCCATGAACCAGTGCCCTCTGCACAGGCCCTGGGCCTTGACCTTCTCATACGGTCGTGCCCTGCAGGCCTCTGCCCTCAAAGCCTGGGGCGGCAAGAAGGAGAATGGAAAGGCATGCCAGGAGGAGTTCATCAAGAGAGCTCTG GCTAACAACCTGGCCTGCCAGGGCAAATATGTGGCCGCTGGAGGCAGCGCCGCCGGTGGAGAGTCCCTGTTTGTGGCTAACCACGCTTATTAA